atagagtAGACAAGGCGCTGTCAGAGATGAGCTCACAGTTTCTTTCGCTccagactgaaacactgaaGATGGACATGTTTTGATTATGAAAACTTTCAGAACTGctcagtttttttctttttttcattaatgATGGATAAAGCACTTCTGGAAATGAGCTGGATGTTAAATACCTTAACTGTGGTTCTTATTCTCTTTGGACATGTAGATGCACAAGGTAGGTCCTCTTTTTCTCCATTTAGTAACTGCTGTGTTTCAGGTAGAAGGACCATCAGGTCATCCCTGCTGTATGATCTAGGTGTTGCAATGTCCTCTAGCTTCAAGACCCATTTGATGTCATGCAGGTGCACAGTTTTAGGGAAACAGAGCTACTGTGAGCGCAGATCATTATTTAACTTGCAAATTCATAAAACAGATTACATCATACTCTCCTGGTGAGCACATATCACTGGTGTGGCTGTGAGCTTCTACAGAGCACATGCACCTCAAAGGTGTTATGGTAGAtgatgaggtttttttttttagatttgccAGAAAGGTTTTACTGGGGAGTTTTACTCTAAACACCTACAAGCAGTATTTATCGCACATGATCTAAGAGTGCATGCATGGAAGATATGAGCAGTTGAAACCACAGAAAGCAGCATGAATATACATGTGcatgcagtactgtgcaaaagtgtaaggtaaaaaaattatatatagaaTTTATCAGTAGGTGTGTTTTGCTTGGAACACTTGTAACACTTATAACATTTgaaattgaatatatatatatatatatatagtcagtggtcagaaaaTGTTGGTCAGTGAAGTTACTgatatgttggttagaagaacTAAAGTCAGTGATGTGTGCAGTTGCAttagcagctcacctgatttactttaatgaaggactgattagataaactagggtTTGGATGGGGATTGGAAATATTGGCTTTCTTTAAGGGGAATCTTTGGGTATGGTTAAGCTAATAAacttgcacacacaaacacacaattacAATGGgttgtgtatttgtttttgtgtatttataaaaatgttaGTGCTTTTTAATAAATGCTTACTAATAAAcgataaaacaaataaacagatgtACATATTTCCTTAGAAACAACTTCCGCACCGTCCTGTGTATGTcctcatatttaaaatatatgtcAGTTTAATATTCATAGATTTGTCATCATACGTTAGAAATTGTTTATGCATTGTTTAGAttgtttattactttatttaaatggtaaaatattattatattaacaatAGGCCAAAAACTACATATAAAACATAtcttattacattaaattatattagaAGTTAagaggttttatttattttctaagaCACTAAACATTTTATCAACACAAAGATGTCTTCTGACAGCAACAGTATGTGATAGCACTAAAATTCCAAATGTATTTACTACATATCAATATATATTGTAGATATACAGTGTATTCATGATCTTTATTTATAATGCACTATCCATCTaagttttttgtcttttcaaaTTACAGTATTAAGTAATTTATTTGATGATAGATTTTCAGAAATACACTCTTTTATATGTGCGTTATGTCTTTTATTAAAAGACTAATTTAATGGTTTAATCATGGTTAATTCAAATTAAAATCACTGAAATTATCCAGTAAGGATCAGTCTAGAAGAATCAACACTGTGTTAAATTGTTTGTTAGGTGGCAAATGATAAACACAgaagaagctgctggtgtttaatataaacaaataaaaaaaaatcactgccACAGTCTtggagcaagactcctaattcTGGATTTTCTGGATCTATAACATGATTAAAGCATACGTTACTCTGTATAAGAGTGTCTGGCATAAACAAATGTAAGTTAAATGTTATACTATAGTATTCTTACTATAATATATAGTTGTTATTCTAAAACTTCCTGTTGTTTATTTtcaaacttaaaaaaacaaaccaaccaaacaaacatcTCAGATTTTTGATGTAGTTTCAGACTTTTGAACCTCACTGTATACCAACACATCATACACTTATAAAACCatgtatatagaaatatatgtcTGTGTCAAAACATATTGAGTTGCTGGAAGAACAAatccctgtatctccattttacaTCTTCCATTTTAACTcatctgttctttacatttaatcaacatttcataatgaatgaaccaacagaaatgctccaaaatgactttatatactttaaataataaacaaataaacaaattattcttctaatgtttttcttttgtcctGTAAAGTAAAAATGTTACTATTTAATTTTAGGTAAATTAAATTTCAGCTTAAATTTCTGTTGACCTCATTATGCAGCGCTTTGTGAGTAGGTCTGCATGATATGATGAAAACATCAGAGAAATACACCAATGGTGCCAAACACTCATTTCTTGTGTATCAAAGTGAGGTTAGTTATGATCTTGATGCTGGACTGTTGTTGATAGACTGATCTGTTGGTTAAAAGTGATGTTACCATAcattcttacaaataaaggttctgcatgtggttctttaagcaacaccacaaaaaaacatgtttggtcacatgaagaaccttttaagggtTTAATGAAGTTAAAGTtctttataaatgtaaatgttgttcAGACTCGCATCTCTTTCTCACATGCCTTTATTTATCCTGAAATGTTCTCAAAGAACCTCTTTGTAATAAAAGGTATAAAACCCAACAGCATTTCAAAGCATTTCAGAGGAGAACAAACCTGGAGGACTTTACCTGTAGTGTACCACCCAGACCTTCATTCAACATCAATAAAAGGTTTTGGGCCTTGTAACAAAGTTACCATTGAGGgactgattgtttttttttatttcctgtaGGCTCTGAAGGTGGATGTGCTCCTGAAGTCAGAGCTCGGAAGACATTTTTAAGAGTCTTCAGGAACAGCCCTGTTACAATCTCCTGCCCTGTGAGATACTGTGAGGAGATACCATCTGTGAAGTGGTTCATATATGATGATAAAGATAAAGGGATACCCGTCAATGAAACAGGTCAAATAACCGTTACTCAGGAGCGGTCGACTGCACACGAGAAGGAAATCATCTCATATTTGATCTTCAGGAGCATATCCAGCAGTGATGAAGGACTGTATAGATGTGTAGCTTCAGTGCCTGGTTTTATATTAGAGAGCCACAACATTAACATCTCTGTTTCAGGTGAGAAATGAAGTCGACAGTGTTCTGCTTCTTATGACAGTGTTTAATTTAGTAGAAAGTTTGGCTGAGATTAGTGACAGTGATAAAAGTAACTGCTGATCTAAAGTTCTAATCATTTCCCACAGATACTGTCCTGGAGTCTGACAATGGAAGTAAGAGCACCAGCTTTGATTTTTTGTGTTGTCACAGTAGGAAAATGCTAGTGCTATTTATTTGATGTGTGTATATCAAATAAACACGAGAGACCTGATCATGAATGGCAGCTACACAAAGTTACAGTGAATAATCTACACAGAAGCATCTTAAAATTACataaaacatctaaacaaaGACAATCAGGGCTCAATCCACTTCACCAGAGTCCTAAAACTGTTCAAAAACAGCTGtactatatttactatatttcaaATCTTAAGTTTATTGTGTAGGTTATTTCAGGAAACATTAAAAGAGAAGACAAATAAACAGGTGAATGATGAGTAAGAGGACCACAATGTGTAATGAATGCCCCGTGATACACACTATCCAGCATATGAAAACAATCAGCAGAGGCATTCATGTACAACACATCTCCATAATCAATAACAGGCAAAAAGGTTGATTCCACCAACATCCTTttttacagaaaaagaaaagtagGCCTTATCTCTGTAGTAAAATCCTATTAAAAGCCTGAGCCTTATTTAAAAGACCGGATATGGGATTTAAAAGACATGTTGTCATCAATTACAAACTTAAAATATTGAACATTAGATACCTACTCAATTTGTTTCTACTCACTTTAAATTTTCAATTTACTCAGACAGTACTttcttctttaaagaactatttaGTTAAAGGTGTGTGGGATGGGCCAAATGATTCTTTCATCAGTACAAAACCTTCCTCTTGCAACAGGTTTTATTCTAACATTGAAAAAATATTCTCACCTTCTTTTAAAAAAGCATCTAGTGAAAGGCTGAATTAGTCTAAGTAATTTAAAGACTAACCTAATATTCATGGTTAATTAAAACCTTTATCACTGAAACTATCCAGTAAAGATCTGTCTAGAAGAATCAACACTGTGTTAAATTTATTAACCTTTTTTCTATAAAGTTTGCACACCTAGTGATTGGACAGTAAAATCACTGCCATACACAGTGTGAGGTGGGGGTCTTATGTTCTGCCTGTACAGACGAACCCTTCGCTATATCAGTAAGAGTTCTAATTCTGGATTTGCTGACATTTATAGCATGATTAAAGCATACGTGACTCTGTAGAAGAGCATCTACCATAAACAAATGTGAGTTCAATATTATTCAATACATTTAAACATGCCAAATCTTTTCAAAACAATAGGGGTCATTCATCCAACTGCTtcattaatatgaattattgtCTGAATGTAAGTTTTAATGGACTTAAACACTTCTGACCTTTCAGTTCAGAGAGCTCTTCCTCTTTTCATTTCTTTGAGTTGTGCAGAAGCAAATATTTCCATGTGTACTCTTGCTGTAGCAGTTTTACATTTTCTCTGTTTGTCTTTGTAGCTCCTTTTAAAAGAGTTTAAAAgatttcctcttttttcttttctctgaaCAGCTTTTACTCCTTTAACTGTCAGTAACTCAGGTGTTGGATGGATGCCGTACGTTATAATCTGCTCAAGTATCCTCAGCCTGGTTATAGTTGTGATGGTAATCTTTTTCCTGAGCATAAAtggatgtaaatgtaagtatttGTTATTGCTTGTTATTTTGATATTTGTATTTTTCACATGGGATGctaaagttatatatatagttatatatggATTTCTTTGATGATGATATATGGTATATgagttttttaaatatatattttttatgtatacATTTTAGGTTCAAGAAAAGGTAAAAGCCACAGAACACAGGTAAGCACtacatatttctttattttagatcatttagatattttttgatattttatatatacatattaataattGTATTCAGATTCTTTAAGctgtccctgtaaagaagtactgccagtagaataggattCCTATtcctcttggcaccatgctgcccaatgccaggcgtgggctagtagaggggaataaagacccccagcattgagctgtggagcagtggagcagtgttttctctggaatgatgatggtgctccatccattactttttggcttttttgtgcatgtgttggggagttggagatccTGACTAATTGTCTTGTCGCAATCAAATCcacaaagcaatgctccaaaatcctccaaaatctagtaggaagccttctgccctggacagtagagacggttactccaacaaaaacaggataataaccttgaatcagcaggtgtcccaatacttttgtcaagacATGTATGTTCACACCAAACTGTCAAGGTACGAATTTCACAGTTCTGAGCGTGCATTCGTATGAAGAATACATGGTACATGTATCCCATAGATATGTGTGAAGATTGTGGGTTTCACATAAAACGGTTCTCCACACTTCTAACATGCTCATGTTGTCAGTGTTAATGGTCACACCCGTGAGAGACGACCACAGGGATGTGTAAAGTGTTTCGAAGTGTGAGCCTGTGTGAAAG
The genomic region above belongs to Salminus brasiliensis chromosome 8, fSalBra1.hap2, whole genome shotgun sequence and contains:
- the LOC140560533 gene encoding B- and T-lymphocyte attenuator-like — protein: MMDKALLEMSWMLNTLTVVLILFGHVDAQGSEGGCAPEVRARKTFLRVFRNSPVTISCPVRYCEEIPSVKWFIYDDKDKGIPVNETGQITVTQERSTAHEKEIISYLIFRSISSSDEGLYRCVASVPGFILESHNINISVSDTVLESDNGTFTPLTVSNSGVGWMPYVIICSSILSLVIVVMVIFFLSINGCKCSRKGKSHRTQVPPSPNISGQEMPDQRKNVYNLPAETLQIDEPSVYPARDQENTAQQIVYATLEHLTPREHSAMYHQSREQQSEYASIRIC